A window of Thermomicrobiales bacterium genomic DNA:
TGGAGCTGAGAGAGAAGGGCTCTGGGGCTCGAACCGAACTACGGCTTGATGTAGCGGAAGCCCTGGTTCATGGCTGGATCAGGGCAACGACTCCGCCGAGATCGGTCTTGGCCCAGGATGGAATCTCGCCGATGTCGATCTTGTGCTCTTTGAGCGCGTTCGGACAGACGTAGACCTCGACGCCCTTTTCGGTCAGCTCACCCAAATGCGCGCTCGGGTCGTTGTCACTGGCAAGCGTGTACACCGAGCTTCCGTCACCGACCCGCAGACTCGCCGCCGGCCATTCTGCGGTCAGGTTGTCGAGATTGGACAGGACGCGAACCCAGTCCTGCTCCTGCGCGGCATGCAGCACGACTTTGAAATCGCTGGGCACATCAGGGATCACGAGGGCGTTGGCGTGGCATCCTGACCAATGCGCCGGAATGACCGAGCGCTCCAATGGCGGTAAATATTGCTCCTTCAAGGCCGTTCGGCGATTGACAGGATCTCTGAACGAATTCGCATTGCAGGGCCCTCCACGATGTTCGCTGTCACCAGGTTCGCAGCGTCAGTATGCGGCGTGAGGGACACGCTTGCTAAAGCGATGGAACCGGCAGCGTCTTGCAGGGGGATACCAACCAGTTCCATCAGCTTGAGCGCATTGGTCGTGGTGGCGGGCGAAGGGTGTAGTCGAAGGTCATGTCCATTTGCCCGTCACGTTCGAACGGAACTTTCCCGCGAAATGAACTTCTTGCGCAGAGTCGGCGAGAGCTCACTGGCGAGCAAGAGATCGAGATCGATGCGTGGACACCGCACCTATCGCCGCGCTCGATGAGCAGCGAGATGATCCGGCAGGCCGCGATCTGCCGCTCCGCTGTGTTGGTGCCAGAGAGGATCATCGAGCAGGAAACAGATGATGCGTCCGTCTGGTTGCTCCGTTTGCGATGCGTCGACGATCTGTTTCAGACGCAAGGGCTCGGCCATGTAGTAGGAGACACCCATTTCCAGCGAATCGACGATGCGTACACTGGTCCAGAGCGAAATCGGTGGCAGTGAGGAAGTGTCTGCGCGCAAGCGGGAGCGCCAGCGTTGGCGAGCACCGAATCGATCGATCGAGCGTAGCAGGGTGCTCTTGCCTGACATGTTCGAGCCGGTCACGAAGAGAAACGATCCTGGGGGGCCCACGGTGACATCGTTGCAAGCCAGCGATTCGCGGGAATCAGCGGATGCCCGAGCTGGGTCGCGGCGATACGATCGTGCGTCTCCGGAGACATCGGGATAGACCCATTCCGGGTTGTCATGCGCCAGGTTGGCGAGCGCGCCGAAGCGCCTCGTACCAGCCGATCGCTTCCAGCCAATGGGGGACGTGCGCTCCGTAAGTTTCCCGCCAGCGCTCCAATCGGTCGTAGAAATGGACATCCCAGGCGCAGGCGAATTGCAGAACGTAACTTTGGAGTGAGGCCGCGTGGCACGCAGATGAAAGGATCTGCGCGAGCTGGCGCGCGCCTGGGACGAGGAAACTCCGTCCGTCCGGAGAGGCGCATCGATCTCCCGGAGCAGTTCGGCTTGCCGTTGCTTGCCGTCCAGCAGTTCCAGCAACCCGGCATAGGCACGGATAGCGCTCCCATGCTCCATGGCGGCATCCATCTGCCGGCCGACCTTGTGATGCAACGCGGTTGCAATCACGAGATTGGCCATGAGCGGTATCGCCAGCCAGCCTGAATCGACCTGGCCGGCAATCGCAAGCGCAAGCACCAGTATTGCTGCCAGCACGCTCGATCGGGCGAGCCAGGTCAGAAGCGGCAGGCGTGTTCCCGGGGCGCGCAGCCAATCGAGAAATGCCGCGGTGTTGTCATCGTCGATCTCGCCCAGCAGAGCCCGCTGCTGCAACTCCTGTAGCCAGGGAAGATCCTGCGAGAGCTCGCGCACCGCTTCCTGACGGGAGGGAATCTCATGCGGTGGGGCGGGATCCAGTAGCCAGCCGGTCAGGCGTTCGCCCCCCATGGTGGTGCCGGTGGTGTCGAGCAATTGGAGCAGCGAGGCCTTCCCGACGATGTCCAGGTCGCCCGCATAAGGGTGCGTGGCTGGTACGGTGACAGAGTCGGGCTCTGGCAGGTTGCTCCAGTCGCGTTGTTGCCGCGCGACGCCGTAACGATTGACGAGCGCCAGTGTGGAAGCGCGCATCCATTCGACGGTCAGTTGGCGGTACCGGCGGACGAGCAAAGCGAGCAGGATGCCAGCCACCACGGCAGCTGGCACGGCCCAGAGCTCGCTCGTGAAGACCCAATAGAGCGCCGCGGCAATCAGCGCCCCGCCGGCCACCAACCGAAGGTTGCTGATGCGGCGTCGCTGCTGTTCGAGCAGGTCAGCATCGTGCTGCCAACGCGCGGCACGCTCGGCGTAGCCGCGTTCGATGGCCGACTGGGGTTCAGGATCGATCGGGAGGTCGCTCAGCGAAACTGCTCGGTCGTCAAACGCGCGTCGCTATCTGGGCGCTCGGCGTGCGAAATTCCGTTGGTCGAGGATGGATCGAGGTCGACCGGCTGATGATTGGGGAACCCCGGAAGCGCCTGTTGCACGAGCGGATGCTCGGCATTGAGCTCGGTTGTGACCAGTTCCTGGTTTTGTCCGTTGAGGGTTTGCCGTTTGGTCAGGATTCCCTTGCGCAGGAACTCCATGACCTTGGCTTCGATGTGTTCTGACGGGAGCACGCTGCGATCGAGGAATCGCCACAGCGTCCGGCTCATGTGGCTTTGCGTGGGAACGAAACCATCATGGAGCTGCCGGACATATCGGTCGACTGCCTGAATGACCTCGATGTCGATGTCCGGCGAATCCGGCATCAGAATCTCGTCTTCCTCGCCGGCGGCAGCCACCAGGTCGGGACTGATCGACCCGGGCACACCGCAGATCACCACCCGCCGGCCCAACCGATTGCGCAGCGTGGTCACGACGCGGATGAAATCCTTGTCGCCGGTGAAGAGGAGGAAGGTCTTGATATCGGGTCGCGCCAAGGCAGTGTTGATGATGTCGAGCGCGAAGTTCAGGTCGGAACGAGAGACGATCTTCTCACGACCGTGCTGATCGGTCGTGCGTTTGGCGGGATAGTGCTGCGCTTCGAACCCGGCGACGTCGAGCCGATTGCGGCTTTGTTGGGGATGCTGGTCGAAATCGGCATAGGCGCGCGCAACTGCCATCAGACCGTAGCTGAGCGCTTTGTCACGCCAGACAATGGGATCTGGCTCACGCCCGAACGCGTTGATTGTCGAGTAGCGGATGTTTTCGAAGTCGACGAACGCGGCGACCTCTGCCGCCTGCACGCCGAGGGGTGTTTGATCAGACATTTGACCGACTGGGTCGATCATCACCGAGGTCCTCTCGAGACGACCAACGGTTATGCAGTCTGGCTGTCCGCTCGCTTCGGGATCGTAAGGAGAAATCCAGTGCAGTGACGCTTCGTAGTCCTGCTTGTATACCCGAACGCACCCTTCGAACCGCCATTAACAGCTTTAACCACTGAGCTCATGAATAACGAAATGCCGACGACCAGCTCATATATCGACGTATTGCTGACCGTATGGGCAGTCTAGCACGCAACGAACATGCTGGGAAAGAAATGGGGGAGAGAGGCAATGGGCAAAAGGCAATGGGCAATGGGCAACAGGCAACAGGCAAAAGGAAAGGGGCAGGAGCATTGGGCAACAGGAGACTGGCAACTGACGACCGACAACTGGCAACTGACCTCAGGCAACCCTGGGTTGCCTGATTCTCAACGATCGCCTACGTTTTCTGCGTGCCGCGTGCCGCGTGCCGCGTGCCGCGTGCCGCGTGCCGCGTGCTGCGTGCCGCGTGCTATCCCGCTCCGTGGATGGCGGCGCCGACGATACCGGCGTTGTCACCCAGTTTGGCGCGCACGATTTCGGTCGACTTGGCTGCTGTTGGCAGTGATTCCCGGACGGCGCGTTGCGACGCGACCTCGAAGAGGTAGTCGACCGCCTCGATCACGCCGCCACCCATGATGATGCGCGACGGGTTGAGGAGATTGATGACCGAGGCAAGCCCGAGTCCCAGGTCTGTTCCGGCTTCCGTCAACGTCTCAGTGACCAACGGGTCGTTTTCCTTCATCGCCTTGGCGAGCAGCCCCGAGCGCAGCGCGCTGCCATCCCCGTCCGAATCGGCCAACGATGGCTCCAGCTTGGTCAGCACCGATTTTCGGCCACGTTTCAATTCGCCCAGGATAGTCCGAGTGATTGCGGTGCGCGATGCGTACGCCTCCAGATGACCACGCCCACCGCAACCGCAGTGCCGGCCATTGGCATGGATGATCAGGTGCCCGACTTCGCCGGCAGTGCCGGTTGCGCCTGTGTAGAGTCGACCGTCGTGCACGATCGCGCCGCCCACGCCGGTTCCGACGAAGACGCAGAAGAAGTCGGCGCATCCCTTGCCGGCGCCGAACGTTCCTTCACCCAGCGCGGCCACTTGCACATCGTTGAGAAGCGCGGCCCGCACCTTGTACCGATCTTCGAGCATATCTGCGATGGGGAGATTGACGGTTGCCTGGCTGAGATTGGGCGCCCCCAGCAGAATTCCCTTTGCGGTATTGATCTGCCCAGCGATCCCGACGCCAATTCCCTTGATTGCTGACTTCTTCTTGAGTCCGGCGGTGTCGAGCGCGTCGTCGATTCCGCTGTAGATGCGCTCCATCAGCGCTTTGGCGTCGTCGTCAGGATTGGTCTTCTTCTTCGATGAACTGAGGATCTCTCCGGTCGAGACATCGACCACCGCCGCGAGCAGCTTGGTTCCGCCAAAGTCGACACCAACCGCGAGCTCACCTGCCATCGTTGCGCTTCTCCTGTCTGCTGCCAGCATCTCCGCGTCGCTCCGGTACACAATACGCCAACTTGGGCTCACTTCGGCGAATTCCTGCGAATGGAGGCGTCATGACCGCACACGATTTGGCGATACGCTTGCCGATCGAATTCATGAAGCTGCACGGGTCGGGCAATGACTTCGTCGTGATCGACAATCGCTCCGCCGTAGTGCCCGAGCGCGAGCTGCATCGCTTCAGCACGCTCGTCACGCGCCGGGCGACCTCGATCGGTGCGGATGGCGTGGTGTTCATCGAGCCCGCGTCCGAACCCGGCGCCGATTTCCTTTGGCGATACTTCAACGCCGATGGGTCCGAAGGCGAGATGTGCGGCAACGGCGCCATGTGCGGAGCGCGGTTCGCTGAGCTCATTGGCGCGGCGGGACCGGAAATGGCGTTTTCCACGATGAGCGGTGTCGTGCGAGCTCGAGTCGACGCGGACACTGGCCTGGTCGCGCTGGCCATGCCTGATACCGGCCCGGTCGAGCCCTCCCGGATCGTCGAGGTCGATGGGATCGACTACGAACTCTTTCCCATCCAGGTCGGCGTGCCCCATGCGGTGCTCTATGTCAAAGATGCGGACGCGTTCGGAAGCCGCGCCGATCTGGAGCGAATTGGTCAACAGATTCGCCGGTCGGAGGCCTTCATGCCAGCGGGCGTCAACGTGAATGTCGTTTCGCATCTTGGTGGAAATCGATTGCGGATGCGCACCTATGAACGCGGTGTGGAGGCGGAAACGCTTGCCTGCGGCACCGGCGGGGTGGCGAGCGCGGTGGTCAGCGCCCAGCGCGGGTTGGTGCGGTCGCCGGTAGAGGTCATCACCTCCAGCGGGATGCCACTGGTCGCCAGCTTCGACCTGGGAGAGAATGGGGCGCGTACGGTCGCCCTGCAGGGGCAGACCAGGATCGTCATGAGCGGTGAAATCCGACCCGACGCGCTGGCGCGCTGACGGTCCGGGAGGAACGAACAGTGCAAAACCCGGATGCCAGGCGGCGCGCCATTGTGGCCGCATTGATTGCGGTGGGCGTGATTGCCGTGCTGGCGATTGCCATTTGGTCGCGCGGCGGAAATGATGAGCCCGCGGCGCCCACAGCTATCATCCAGCCAACGTTCGACACAAACGCCACCATGGCGCCGACCGTCGAGGGAGGCGTCGAGCTTGGCAGCCTGCAGGTTGCCGCGTATTCCTGCCCCGAGCGGTCGACTCCCGACAGTGAATGCATGAACGCTGGATCGATCGACCTCACCGCCTTTTCCATGACCTTGCCAGACGGCCAGACGATTAGTCTCGAGAACGCGCAGCATATGGAAGACGGCGCCTACCAGTGGCTGAATATACCGATCGGCCAGTACACGCTCCTGAGCGCCAATCTGGCGGGACCGGCGGGCGTCGATGTGCGCAATGTCTCCGGACCGGCTGAGCCAACCACCGACGGTTGGATCATCAGCAACACCGATCCGAACCAACCGGCGGTCATCAATATCCTCTACGCGCCGTCCGAGGGAAGTCCGGCGGCAGGATAGCGGCTTCGGAAACACGAACGACCACCCCGAAACCGGGATGGCCGTTCGTTTTGTCAGGACTGATTGGTTAGGCCTGCGCCTCGACCGGCTCGAAGCCCTTGCATCCGCTGATCGGGGTAACGACCAGGTCGAGCGGGGCGAGCTTCGGATGACCGCACGCCTCGGTCAGTTGCTCCGGGGCCTCGTGCTTGAGACGAATCTGAATGATCTGGGTCTTGTTGGGATCATTCTCCCCGAAGTGCGCGCAAAGACCGCACTGACCCTCGTGAACCTGCAGCATCGATGTGTTCCTTTCGTTGGTGGTCCGGCCCCGCGTCGAAGGGCGTCAGACGATTCGACTGAACTCAGACTACCGGCGGAAAAATAGATAGTCAAGCTAAATAACCAGACCAAAAGTATCGGGATTGATTTGGTCGGAATTGCGCTCGCGGCAATTCCCGACGTTGGAGATAATGCATGCGGCGCCATCATCGTCTTGTTGCCATCGTCGAACGGATGAACCGCGAAACACTCCATGTCAACTAAGTCGAATTTTGCCGATCCCCTGTCAGGATTCCCCGTCTATCTGACCCGGTTTGTCGGGCGGGAATCCGCTCTCGACCAGCTTGCACAGCTGCTGGCCGATCCATCGCTACGCGCGATCACACTCGTCGGACCAGGGGGAGTCGGCAAGACCCGGCTGGCGGTCGAATCGGTTCGGCGAGCATTCGCGACACTGGACAGCGAGGTCCGTTTCATCGATGGAGCGATGCTCGCCGATCCCGCGCTCCTGCTTCCGGAGATCGCCGACCGGCTCCAGATCGATCGTTCGGATGGCAAGCCGGTTGGCGAGCAGATCTCGGAAGCGCTCGCGGGACGATCCGTGCTGTTGGTGATCGACAATATGGAGCATCTCCTCCCGGGCGCCATCGATATTGCGGCGTTGCTGAGGGCGTTGCCTCGCTTGCGGGTGCTCGCAACCAGCCGCTCGTCGCTGCACATCGCGGGAGAACTCGTGATTGCCGTCGAACCATTGGCAACTCAGCCAGCGGGATCGGGGACAGGCGAGCTCTCGGTGGCTGGGAAGTTGTTCCTGGATCGGGCTGCGCGCGGAGGCCAGCCAGTTGCCCTGGACAAGCGCAATGCCGCCATCATCGAAACGATCTGCACCCATCTCGACGGATTGCCGCTGGCCATCGAGCTGGCCGCTGCCCGACTGCGCATGTTGTCCCTGCCAGCGCTTCGGCAAGCGTTGACGCGGCAGCTTGCGATCCTCACCGGCGGACCAGCCGATGTCTCCGAACGTCACCAGACGCTGCGTGGCGCAATTGTCTGGAGCTACCACCTCCTCGCCGAAGACGATCGGCGGTTGCTGCGTGAGCTTGGCGTTTTCGTCGATTCGTTCACGCTCGAAGCTGCGCGGGTGGTGTGCACACCGCCCGATCGCGAGATCGAGGAGGTGCTCGAGTCGATTTACGATCAGGCGTTGCTGGCGCGACTCGATGACGATATCGATGGGCAGCCCCGGTTTCGCATGCTGACCTCGATTCGCGACTTTGCCATCGAGCAGCTTCGCGCCTTGGGCGACGAAGCGGTTCTCCGTGCCCGGCATGCTGCGTGGTTTCTGGAGCTTGTGGAATCCCTCGTGCCAAACCTGCATGGGGAAGGCCAGCATTCGGCGGTCGTCCGTCTGGACAGGATGTCTCCGAATGTGCGCCAGGCATTCACATTTTTCCTCGAGGAGCGCGATCAGACGGGCGCATTGCGTTTGGCCGTGGCGTTGCAACGCTACTGGCGGATTCGGGCGCTTTGGGACGAGGGGAGGGATGCGTTCACCGCGGCCATGGCGCTTGGCGAAGCAGAACCCACCCGTCTTTGGGCGAATGCCTTGCGTGGGGCAGCGGTTTGCGCCGAGTTGCAGTTCGATCACGATTCCGCGCTCGACCTGAATCGGCGCGCCATTGCGGCGTGGGAGAGCCTGGGAGATCGAACCGGGATGGCTCTCTCACTCATCGATTACGGAAACGTGAACAACAACCTGGGACGGTTCGACGAAGCGATCGCGGCGTTCGAACGGGCCGCCGAGCTGGCGAGCGAGGGAGAGCGACGAACGATGGGGGTCGCGCGCGCGTCGATGGCCAGCGCGATGCTGCGCAAGGGCGCGCTGGAGGATGCGGACCGGGCGCATCGGGACATTGCTTCCCTTCTGCGCGAGATCGACGATCCCAGCCTGCTGGCGACCTTTCTTTCGAACAATGCGGTCGTTCGACAACGGCTTGGCGAGGTGAACGAGGCGCAGGAGCTGCTGAACGAGTGCCTGGAGATTCAGGGGCGTCTCGGTGACGAATACGGTATGAGCGTGACACTGGTGAACCTGGCCGATCTGCAGCTCGACCCGATGACTACCGTTCGGTACGCGTCAGAGGCGCTGCAGATTGCGTCACGCATCTCGGCGTTCGACGTGTTGGCGGCAGCGAATGTCAATCTCGGTGATGCAGCCCTTGCCATCGGTGATGTCTCGACCGTTGCAGCGAACTACATCGAGGCGCTCGATCGATATGCCACCATCGGAGACGAGCTGGGGCAAGCCGATGTGATTGGTCTCATTGGCGCGTGGGCTGTCGAAACGAATCCGGACGTGGCAACGCGGCTCATTGGGGCGGCACAGGCCGCCTATGCCCGGA
This region includes:
- a CDS encoding NYN domain-containing protein, encoding MSDQTPLGVQAAEVAAFVDFENIRYSTINAFGREPDPIVWRDKALSYGLMAVARAYADFDQHPQQSRNRLDVAGFEAQHYPAKRTTDQHGREKIVSRSDLNFALDIINTALARPDIKTFLLFTGDKDFIRVVTTLRNRLGRRVVICGVPGSISPDLVAAAGEEDEILMPDSPDIDIEVIQAVDRYVRQLHDGFVPTQSHMSRTLWRFLDRSVLPSEHIEAKVMEFLRKGILTKRQTLNGQNQELVTTELNAEHPLVQQALPGFPNHQPVDLDPSSTNGISHAERPDSDARLTTEQFR
- a CDS encoding ROK family protein; translation: MAGELAVGVDFGGTKLLAAVVDVSTGEILSSSKKKTNPDDDAKALMERIYSGIDDALDTAGLKKKSAIKGIGVGIAGQINTAKGILLGAPNLSQATVNLPIADMLEDRYKVRAALLNDVQVAALGEGTFGAGKGCADFFCVFVGTGVGGAIVHDGRLYTGATGTAGEVGHLIIHANGRHCGCGGRGHLEAYASRTAITRTILGELKRGRKSVLTKLEPSLADSDGDGSALRSGLLAKAMKENDPLVTETLTEAGTDLGLGLASVINLLNPSRIIMGGGVIEAVDYLFEVASQRAVRESLPTAAKSTEIVRAKLGDNAGIVGAAIHGAG
- the dapF gene encoding diaminopimelate epimerase translates to MTAHDLAIRLPIEFMKLHGSGNDFVVIDNRSAVVPERELHRFSTLVTRRATSIGADGVVFIEPASEPGADFLWRYFNADGSEGEMCGNGAMCGARFAELIGAAGPEMAFSTMSGVVRARVDADTGLVALAMPDTGPVEPSRIVEVDGIDYELFPIQVGVPHAVLYVKDADAFGSRADLERIGQQIRRSEAFMPAGVNVNVVSHLGGNRLRMRTYERGVEAETLACGTGGVASAVVSAQRGLVRSPVEVITSSGMPLVASFDLGENGARTVALQGQTRIVMSGEIRPDALAR
- a CDS encoding LuxR C-terminal-related transcriptional regulator codes for the protein MSTKSNFADPLSGFPVYLTRFVGRESALDQLAQLLADPSLRAITLVGPGGVGKTRLAVESVRRAFATLDSEVRFIDGAMLADPALLLPEIADRLQIDRSDGKPVGEQISEALAGRSVLLVIDNMEHLLPGAIDIAALLRALPRLRVLATSRSSLHIAGELVIAVEPLATQPAGSGTGELSVAGKLFLDRAARGGQPVALDKRNAAIIETICTHLDGLPLAIELAAARLRMLSLPALRQALTRQLAILTGGPADVSERHQTLRGAIVWSYHLLAEDDRRLLRELGVFVDSFTLEAARVVCTPPDREIEEVLESIYDQALLARLDDDIDGQPRFRMLTSIRDFAIEQLRALGDEAVLRARHAAWFLELVESLVPNLHGEGQHSAVVRLDRMSPNVRQAFTFFLEERDQTGALRLAVALQRYWRIRALWDEGRDAFTAAMALGEAEPTRLWANALRGAAVCAELQFDHDSALDLNRRAIAAWESLGDRTGMALSLIDYGNVNNNLGRFDEAIAAFERAAELASEGERRTMGVARASMASAMLRKGALEDADRAHRDIASLLREIDDPSLLATFLSNNAVVRQRLGEVNEAQELLNECLEIQGRLGDEYGMSVTLVNLADLQLDPMTTVRYASEALQIASRISAFDVLAAANVNLGDAALAIGDVSTVAANYIEALDRYATIGDELGQADVIGLIGAWAVETNPDVATRLIGAAQAAYARNCVNPTSPQAKRAADLQDRLRTSLGREAFERERAVGQAWEMDDAVLEALAIARAERERTPASRVGQGDASYGNLTPRELDVLRLLADGKSNRQIASTLFITLKTADHHVARILAKLECRNRAAAVALAYQHGLVVAR